Proteins from one Streptosporangium becharense genomic window:
- a CDS encoding calcium-binding protein, whose protein sequence is MRRHITTLALASAGLATTAVLAAPAHAAGATVTMGSFGNMSVVGTLGDDSIDINVFGGNVTVSSPLHSVTAGAGCAQLGPSVASCPGVQTILVNVRPGNDTVRNNTNRFAEIFGSSGSDRLSGGSARDVLVGGSDNDFLFGNGGNDTTDGGPGFDTCVGESEPNCEA, encoded by the coding sequence ATGCGCCGTCACATCACCACTCTGGCCCTGGCCTCGGCCGGCCTGGCCACCACCGCCGTCCTCGCGGCGCCCGCCCACGCGGCCGGCGCCACCGTCACGATGGGGTCGTTCGGGAACATGTCCGTCGTGGGCACGCTCGGCGACGACAGCATCGACATCAACGTGTTCGGCGGCAACGTCACCGTGTCGTCCCCCCTGCACTCGGTCACCGCGGGAGCGGGCTGTGCCCAGCTGGGGCCCAGCGTCGCCTCCTGCCCCGGGGTCCAGACCATCCTGGTCAACGTCAGGCCGGGCAACGACACCGTACGCAACAACACCAACCGGTTCGCTGAGATCTTCGGTTCGTCCGGCTCCGATCGCCTTTCCGGCGGTTCCGCCCGCGACGTCCTCGTCGGCGGCAGCGACAACGACTTCCTGTTCGGAAACGGAGGCAACGACACCACCGACGGCGGCCCCGGCTTCGACACCTGCGTCGGCGAGTCCGAGCCCAACTGCGAGGCGTAG
- a CDS encoding MerR family transcriptional regulator: protein MSGERAKLRPVDLARLAGVSTQQIRNYADAGILPPAPRTAAGYRRFDARHRRALVTYRALARGYGWDTARSVMQAVHAGDLPTALALVDAAHAALHEQRLSLRAAGEALEAVAGQTPEIPASPRSGMRVGEVAAHLGVRASALRVWESAGLLTPKREPGTGYRRFGPDDVRDARMVDMLRRSHYPFPQIRLVLDDLRRTGGRDALRAAIEQRRAELTRRATAMLEGSSHLHDYLEGGEPPPGPSR from the coding sequence ATGAGCGGGGAACGGGCGAAGCTGCGTCCCGTCGACCTGGCGCGGCTGGCCGGTGTCTCCACGCAGCAGATCCGTAACTACGCCGACGCCGGCATCCTGCCTCCGGCTCCGCGGACGGCCGCCGGTTACCGCAGGTTCGACGCGAGGCACCGCCGGGCCCTGGTCACCTACCGGGCCCTGGCGAGGGGGTACGGGTGGGACACCGCCCGATCGGTCATGCAGGCCGTTCACGCGGGTGACCTCCCCACGGCCCTCGCCCTCGTGGACGCCGCCCACGCCGCACTGCACGAACAGCGGCTCTCCCTCCGGGCGGCGGGTGAGGCGCTCGAGGCGGTCGCGGGACAGACCCCGGAGATCCCCGCGTCACCGCGTTCGGGCATGCGCGTCGGAGAGGTCGCCGCCCACCTCGGAGTGCGCGCCTCCGCCCTGCGCGTCTGGGAGTCCGCCGGTCTTCTGACTCCGAAGCGCGAACCGGGCACCGGGTACCGGCGCTTCGGCCCGGACGACGTCCGGGACGCCCGGATGGTCGACATGCTCCGGCGGAGCCACTACCCCTTCCCGCAGATCCGGCTCGTCCTCGACGACCTGCGCCGGACGGGCGGCAGGGACGCGCTCCGCGCGGCCATCGAGCAGCGCCGGGCGGAGCTGACCCGGCGGGCGACGGCCATGCTCGAAGGCTCCAGCCATCTGCACGACTACCTCGAAGGCGGGGAACCGCCTCCCGGGCCCTCCCGTTGA